A single region of the Micropterus dolomieu isolate WLL.071019.BEF.003 ecotype Adirondacks linkage group LG02, ASM2129224v1, whole genome shotgun sequence genome encodes:
- the elac2 gene encoding zinc phosphodiesterase ELAC protein 2 isoform X3, with amino-acid sequence MNTVHLKLRSFTFLFVKGRALSAGPPAVARCHFRFPRTVLQFFRTMATNNNPETRQPPGLKKAKQKEPLRRVKTKENRSRRGDVHGPSTVYLQVVGAGSRDNAASLYVFSEYNRYLFNCGEGTQRLMQEHKLKAARLDNIFLTRLSWENVGGLSGMILTLKDTGVPECVLSGPPQLENYLNAIKSFSGPLEDIKLSVRPYTEETYTDETMTVYQVPIFAQLRGDGGKLSSKSGRSSPSRSPASPRIDDIHTNSHGGRPGERQNSAKDTSLVVSFICKLHPKKGNFLVAQAKELGLPVGTAAIGPLIAALKDGKSITYEGQEIRPEQVCTPTDPGPVFIIVECPSEEFVEAVCTNRQLRRYQTGGTEDCTALVVHMTPESVLETDQYKKWMERFPSTTEHLILNEHVCTVHNIRSHKIQAQLNMIHPEIFPELKSYKTKEPQAALHVPNVRAECLLKFQLRPVMEWQRDAIPSCNTKNFVKEASEVSNFLEEVDSCRRICSADAAELSGRGQKYPEVVFMGTGSALPMKIRNVSGTLVNISPSQSVLLDCGEGTFGQLCRHYGDNVDEALSKISTVFISHMHADHHTGLLMLLYQRERALATLGKEFSPIYLVAPVQIMTWLNQYHNYCEDILNHINFIPNSFLCDGAEVPKQRTKSFIQALLKKNDLEKFQTCMVRHCKNAFACSFTHQSGWKLAFSGDTMPCDAFVHIGKSATLLIHEATLEDGLEEEAVEKRHSTTSQAIGIGMRMNAEFIMLNHFSQRYAKIPLFSEDFSDRVGISFDHMRIRFGDFKILPRLIPALKTLFAEEIGEMEERRDRRELRHPRGSSSEVNSETPDVARGAKRDQEEAATHNVETKRLKTS; translated from the exons ATGAATACGGTCCATCTGAAGCTCAGGTCCTTCACATTCCTGTTTGTCAAAGGCAGAGCTCTCTCTGCTGGTCCTCCGGCTGTCGCACGCTGTCATTTTCGTTTCCCCCGGACTGTTCTCCAGTTTTTCCGAACAATGGCCACTAACAATAACCCGGAGACGAGACAGCCGCCGGGTTTGAAGAAAGCCAAGCAGAAGGAGCCGCTGCGGCGAGTGAAAACCAAAGAGAACCGCAGCAGACGAGGCGACGTTCACGGACCGTCCACGGTGTACCTGCAGGTGGTCGGCGCTGGAAGCAGGGATAATGCTGCGTCACTGTATGTCTTCTCCGAGTACAACAG GTATCTGTTTAACTGTGGAGAAGGAACACAGAGACTCATGCAGGAACACAA ACTGAAAGCTGCTCGATTGGACAACATCTTCCTGACCAGACTGAGCTGGGAGAATGTGGGAGGTTTATCAG ggatgatattaaccTTGAAGGACACTGGTGTTCCAGAGTGTGTTCTCTCCGGACCTCCACAGCTG GAGAACTACCTGAATGCCATCAAGTCGTTCTCTGGACCACTGGAAGACATCAAGCTGT CGGTTCGACCGTACACTGAAGAGACGTACACGGACGAGACAATGACTGTTTATCAAGTGCCAATATTTG CACAGTTGAGGGGTGATGGCGGAAAGCTCTCCTCCAAGTCAGGCAGGAGTAGCCCCTCTCGAAGTCCTGCCTCTCCCAGGATAGACGACATCCACACTAACAGCCACGGTGGAAGGCCAG GTGAAAGACAAAACTCAGCTAAAGATACCTCTTTGGTGGTTTCTTTCATATGTAAG cttCACCCCAAGAAGGGAAATTTCTTAGTCGCTCAAGCCAAGGAGCTCGGTTTGCCAGT AGGCACAGCAGCAATCGGTCCACTCATAGCAGCTTTGAAGGACGGGAAAAGTATCACATACGAAGGACAAGAG ATCCGGCCTGAGCAGGTTTGTACTCCCACTGACCCAGGACCAGTCTTTATTATTGTCGAGTGTCCGTCTGAGGAGTTTGTTGAAGCGGTTTGCACCAATCGGCAGCTGAGAAG ATACCAAACAGGAGGGACAGAGGACTGCACTGCATTGGTAGTCCACATGACCCCAGAGTCTGTTTTGGAAACGGATCAATACAAAAAGTGGATGGAGAG GTTTCCATCCACAACAGAACACCTGATCCTTAATGAACACGTCTGTACGGTCCACAACATCCGAAGTCACAAGATTCAGGCGCAGCTGAACATGATTCACCCAGAAATCTTTCCAGAACTCAAGTCTTACAAAACAAAG GAGCCTCAGGCTGCTCTACACGTCCCCAACGTCAGAGCCGAGTGTCTGCTCAAGTTCCAGCTCCGACCTGTAATGGAGTGGCAAAG AGATGCCATCCCCTCCTGCAACACTAAAAACTTTGTGAAAGAGGCTTCTGAAGTCTCGAACTTTCTGGAAGAAGTGGACAGCTGCAGGCGGATTTGCTCCGCTGATGCTGCAGAGCTTTCGG GACGAGGACAAAAATACCCAGAGGTGGTTTTCATGGGAACAGGATCAGCTCTTCCAATGAAGATCAGAAACGTCAGTGGCACTTTAGTTAATATCAG CCCGAGTCAGTCGGTACTGTTGGACTGTGGAGAGGGAACATTCGGTCAGCTCTGCAGACACTACGGGGACAATGTGGACGAGGCTCTGTCTAAGATCTCAACAGTCTTCATCTCACACATGCATGCTGACCACCACACA GGGCTGCTGATGTTGCTGTATCAGAGGGAAAGAGCACTG GCAACATTGGGAAAAGAATTCAGTCCCATCTACCTGGTGGCTCCGGTCCAGATCATGACCTGGCTCAAccagtatcacaattactgTGAGGACATCCTCAACCATATCAA cttCATCCCTAACAGTTTTCTGTGTGATGGTGCTGAGGTGCCCAAACAGAGGACAAAGTCATTCATCCAAgcgctgctgaaaaaaaatgaTCTGGAAAAG ttCCAGACGTGCATGGTGCGTCACTGTAAGAACGCCTTCGCCTGCAGCTTCACTCACCAGTCAGGCTGGAAACTGGCCTTTTCTGGTGACACCATGCCCTGCGATGCGTTCGTTCACATCG gaAAGAGTGCAACCTTACTAATCCACGAGGCCACGCTGGAAGATGGGCTGGAGGAGGAAGCTGTAGAGAAAAGGCACAG CACAACCTCCCAGGCCATCGGTATCGGCATGAGGATGAACGCTGAGTTCATCATGCTGAACCACTTCAGCCAGCGTTATGCCAAGATCCCTCTTTTCAGTGAAGACTTCAGTGACAGAGTGGGGATATCATTCGACCACATGAGA ATTCGCTTTGGGGACTTTAAAATCCTACCCAGGCTCATTCCTGCACTTAAAACCCTTTTCGCCGAGGAGATCGGTgagatggaggagagaagagacaggaggGAGCTGAGACATCCAAGAGGAAGCAGCTCTGAGGTAAACAGTGAGACGCCCGACGTGGCTCGAGGTGCCAAAAGAGACCAGGAGGAGGCAGCGACACACAACGTAGAaacaaaaagactgaaaacCAGCTGA
- the elac2 gene encoding zinc phosphodiesterase ELAC protein 2 isoform X1 — protein MNTVHLKLRSFTFLFVKGRALSAGPPAVARCHFRFPRTVLQFFRTMATNNNPETRQPPGLKKAKQKEPLRRVKTKENRSRRGDVHGPSTVYLQVVGAGSRDNAASLYVFSEYNRYLFNCGEGTQRLMQEHKLKAARLDNIFLTRLSWENVGGLSGMILTLKDTGVPECVLSGPPQLENYLNAIKSFSGPLEDIKLSVRPYTEETYTDETMTVYQVPIFAQLRGDGGKLSSKSGRSSPSRSPASPRIDDIHTNSHGGRPGESCERQNSAKDTSLVVSFICKLHPKKGNFLVAQAKELGLPVGTAAIGPLIAALKDGKSITYEGQEIRPEQVCTPTDPGPVFIIVECPSEEFVEAVCTNRQLRRYQTGGTEDCTALVVHMTPESVLETDQYKKWMERFPSTTEHLILNEHVCTVHNIRSHKIQAQLNMIHPEIFPELKSYKTKEPQAALHVPNVRAECLLKFQLRPVMEWQRDAIPSCNTKNFVKEASEVSNFLEEVDSCRRICSADAAELSGRGQKYPEVVFMGTGSALPMKIRNVSGTLVNISPSQSVLLDCGEGTFGQLCRHYGDNVDEALSKISTVFISHMHADHHTGLLMLLYQRERALATLGKEFSPIYLVAPVQIMTWLNQYHNYCEDILNHINFIPNSFLCDGAEVPKQRTKSFIQALLKKNDLEKFQTCMVRHCKNAFACSFTHQSGWKLAFSGDTMPCDAFVHIGKSATLLIHEATLEDGLEEEAVEKRHSTTSQAIGIGMRMNAEFIMLNHFSQRYAKIPLFSEDFSDRVGISFDHMRIRFGDFKILPRLIPALKTLFAEEIGEMEERRDRRELRHPRGSSSEVNSETPDVARGAKRDQEEAATHNVETKRLKTS, from the exons ATGAATACGGTCCATCTGAAGCTCAGGTCCTTCACATTCCTGTTTGTCAAAGGCAGAGCTCTCTCTGCTGGTCCTCCGGCTGTCGCACGCTGTCATTTTCGTTTCCCCCGGACTGTTCTCCAGTTTTTCCGAACAATGGCCACTAACAATAACCCGGAGACGAGACAGCCGCCGGGTTTGAAGAAAGCCAAGCAGAAGGAGCCGCTGCGGCGAGTGAAAACCAAAGAGAACCGCAGCAGACGAGGCGACGTTCACGGACCGTCCACGGTGTACCTGCAGGTGGTCGGCGCTGGAAGCAGGGATAATGCTGCGTCACTGTATGTCTTCTCCGAGTACAACAG GTATCTGTTTAACTGTGGAGAAGGAACACAGAGACTCATGCAGGAACACAA ACTGAAAGCTGCTCGATTGGACAACATCTTCCTGACCAGACTGAGCTGGGAGAATGTGGGAGGTTTATCAG ggatgatattaaccTTGAAGGACACTGGTGTTCCAGAGTGTGTTCTCTCCGGACCTCCACAGCTG GAGAACTACCTGAATGCCATCAAGTCGTTCTCTGGACCACTGGAAGACATCAAGCTGT CGGTTCGACCGTACACTGAAGAGACGTACACGGACGAGACAATGACTGTTTATCAAGTGCCAATATTTG CACAGTTGAGGGGTGATGGCGGAAAGCTCTCCTCCAAGTCAGGCAGGAGTAGCCCCTCTCGAAGTCCTGCCTCTCCCAGGATAGACGACATCCACACTAACAGCCACGGTGGAAGGCCAGGTGAGTCCT GTGAAAGACAAAACTCAGCTAAAGATACCTCTTTGGTGGTTTCTTTCATATGTAAG cttCACCCCAAGAAGGGAAATTTCTTAGTCGCTCAAGCCAAGGAGCTCGGTTTGCCAGT AGGCACAGCAGCAATCGGTCCACTCATAGCAGCTTTGAAGGACGGGAAAAGTATCACATACGAAGGACAAGAG ATCCGGCCTGAGCAGGTTTGTACTCCCACTGACCCAGGACCAGTCTTTATTATTGTCGAGTGTCCGTCTGAGGAGTTTGTTGAAGCGGTTTGCACCAATCGGCAGCTGAGAAG ATACCAAACAGGAGGGACAGAGGACTGCACTGCATTGGTAGTCCACATGACCCCAGAGTCTGTTTTGGAAACGGATCAATACAAAAAGTGGATGGAGAG GTTTCCATCCACAACAGAACACCTGATCCTTAATGAACACGTCTGTACGGTCCACAACATCCGAAGTCACAAGATTCAGGCGCAGCTGAACATGATTCACCCAGAAATCTTTCCAGAACTCAAGTCTTACAAAACAAAG GAGCCTCAGGCTGCTCTACACGTCCCCAACGTCAGAGCCGAGTGTCTGCTCAAGTTCCAGCTCCGACCTGTAATGGAGTGGCAAAG AGATGCCATCCCCTCCTGCAACACTAAAAACTTTGTGAAAGAGGCTTCTGAAGTCTCGAACTTTCTGGAAGAAGTGGACAGCTGCAGGCGGATTTGCTCCGCTGATGCTGCAGAGCTTTCGG GACGAGGACAAAAATACCCAGAGGTGGTTTTCATGGGAACAGGATCAGCTCTTCCAATGAAGATCAGAAACGTCAGTGGCACTTTAGTTAATATCAG CCCGAGTCAGTCGGTACTGTTGGACTGTGGAGAGGGAACATTCGGTCAGCTCTGCAGACACTACGGGGACAATGTGGACGAGGCTCTGTCTAAGATCTCAACAGTCTTCATCTCACACATGCATGCTGACCACCACACA GGGCTGCTGATGTTGCTGTATCAGAGGGAAAGAGCACTG GCAACATTGGGAAAAGAATTCAGTCCCATCTACCTGGTGGCTCCGGTCCAGATCATGACCTGGCTCAAccagtatcacaattactgTGAGGACATCCTCAACCATATCAA cttCATCCCTAACAGTTTTCTGTGTGATGGTGCTGAGGTGCCCAAACAGAGGACAAAGTCATTCATCCAAgcgctgctgaaaaaaaatgaTCTGGAAAAG ttCCAGACGTGCATGGTGCGTCACTGTAAGAACGCCTTCGCCTGCAGCTTCACTCACCAGTCAGGCTGGAAACTGGCCTTTTCTGGTGACACCATGCCCTGCGATGCGTTCGTTCACATCG gaAAGAGTGCAACCTTACTAATCCACGAGGCCACGCTGGAAGATGGGCTGGAGGAGGAAGCTGTAGAGAAAAGGCACAG CACAACCTCCCAGGCCATCGGTATCGGCATGAGGATGAACGCTGAGTTCATCATGCTGAACCACTTCAGCCAGCGTTATGCCAAGATCCCTCTTTTCAGTGAAGACTTCAGTGACAGAGTGGGGATATCATTCGACCACATGAGA ATTCGCTTTGGGGACTTTAAAATCCTACCCAGGCTCATTCCTGCACTTAAAACCCTTTTCGCCGAGGAGATCGGTgagatggaggagagaagagacaggaggGAGCTGAGACATCCAAGAGGAAGCAGCTCTGAGGTAAACAGTGAGACGCCCGACGTGGCTCGAGGTGCCAAAAGAGACCAGGAGGAGGCAGCGACACACAACGTAGAaacaaaaagactgaaaacCAGCTGA
- the elac2 gene encoding zinc phosphodiesterase ELAC protein 2 isoform X4: protein MATNNNPETRQPPGLKKAKQKEPLRRVKTKENRSRRGDVHGPSTVYLQVVGAGSRDNAASLYVFSEYNRYLFNCGEGTQRLMQEHKLKAARLDNIFLTRLSWENVGGLSGMILTLKDTGVPECVLSGPPQLENYLNAIKSFSGPLEDIKLSVRPYTEETYTDETMTVYQVPIFAQLRGDGGKLSSKSGRSSPSRSPASPRIDDIHTNSHGGRPGESCERQNSAKDTSLVVSFICKLHPKKGNFLVAQAKELGLPVGTAAIGPLIAALKDGKSITYEGQEIRPEQVCTPTDPGPVFIIVECPSEEFVEAVCTNRQLRRYQTGGTEDCTALVVHMTPESVLETDQYKKWMERFPSTTEHLILNEHVCTVHNIRSHKIQAQLNMIHPEIFPELKSYKTKEPQAALHVPNVRAECLLKFQLRPVMEWQRDAIPSCNTKNFVKEASEVSNFLEEVDSCRRICSADAAELSGRGQKYPEVVFMGTGSALPMKIRNVSGTLVNISPSQSVLLDCGEGTFGQLCRHYGDNVDEALSKISTVFISHMHADHHTGLLMLLYQRERALATLGKEFSPIYLVAPVQIMTWLNQYHNYCEDILNHINFIPNSFLCDGAEVPKQRTKSFIQALLKKNDLEKFQTCMVRHCKNAFACSFTHQSGWKLAFSGDTMPCDAFVHIGKSATLLIHEATLEDGLEEEAVEKRHSTTSQAIGIGMRMNAEFIMLNHFSQRYAKIPLFSEDFSDRVGISFDHMRIRFGDFKILPRLIPALKTLFAEEIGEMEERRDRRELRHPRGSSSEVNSETPDVARGAKRDQEEAATHNVETKRLKTS from the exons ATGGCCACTAACAATAACCCGGAGACGAGACAGCCGCCGGGTTTGAAGAAAGCCAAGCAGAAGGAGCCGCTGCGGCGAGTGAAAACCAAAGAGAACCGCAGCAGACGAGGCGACGTTCACGGACCGTCCACGGTGTACCTGCAGGTGGTCGGCGCTGGAAGCAGGGATAATGCTGCGTCACTGTATGTCTTCTCCGAGTACAACAG GTATCTGTTTAACTGTGGAGAAGGAACACAGAGACTCATGCAGGAACACAA ACTGAAAGCTGCTCGATTGGACAACATCTTCCTGACCAGACTGAGCTGGGAGAATGTGGGAGGTTTATCAG ggatgatattaaccTTGAAGGACACTGGTGTTCCAGAGTGTGTTCTCTCCGGACCTCCACAGCTG GAGAACTACCTGAATGCCATCAAGTCGTTCTCTGGACCACTGGAAGACATCAAGCTGT CGGTTCGACCGTACACTGAAGAGACGTACACGGACGAGACAATGACTGTTTATCAAGTGCCAATATTTG CACAGTTGAGGGGTGATGGCGGAAAGCTCTCCTCCAAGTCAGGCAGGAGTAGCCCCTCTCGAAGTCCTGCCTCTCCCAGGATAGACGACATCCACACTAACAGCCACGGTGGAAGGCCAGGTGAGTCCT GTGAAAGACAAAACTCAGCTAAAGATACCTCTTTGGTGGTTTCTTTCATATGTAAG cttCACCCCAAGAAGGGAAATTTCTTAGTCGCTCAAGCCAAGGAGCTCGGTTTGCCAGT AGGCACAGCAGCAATCGGTCCACTCATAGCAGCTTTGAAGGACGGGAAAAGTATCACATACGAAGGACAAGAG ATCCGGCCTGAGCAGGTTTGTACTCCCACTGACCCAGGACCAGTCTTTATTATTGTCGAGTGTCCGTCTGAGGAGTTTGTTGAAGCGGTTTGCACCAATCGGCAGCTGAGAAG ATACCAAACAGGAGGGACAGAGGACTGCACTGCATTGGTAGTCCACATGACCCCAGAGTCTGTTTTGGAAACGGATCAATACAAAAAGTGGATGGAGAG GTTTCCATCCACAACAGAACACCTGATCCTTAATGAACACGTCTGTACGGTCCACAACATCCGAAGTCACAAGATTCAGGCGCAGCTGAACATGATTCACCCAGAAATCTTTCCAGAACTCAAGTCTTACAAAACAAAG GAGCCTCAGGCTGCTCTACACGTCCCCAACGTCAGAGCCGAGTGTCTGCTCAAGTTCCAGCTCCGACCTGTAATGGAGTGGCAAAG AGATGCCATCCCCTCCTGCAACACTAAAAACTTTGTGAAAGAGGCTTCTGAAGTCTCGAACTTTCTGGAAGAAGTGGACAGCTGCAGGCGGATTTGCTCCGCTGATGCTGCAGAGCTTTCGG GACGAGGACAAAAATACCCAGAGGTGGTTTTCATGGGAACAGGATCAGCTCTTCCAATGAAGATCAGAAACGTCAGTGGCACTTTAGTTAATATCAG CCCGAGTCAGTCGGTACTGTTGGACTGTGGAGAGGGAACATTCGGTCAGCTCTGCAGACACTACGGGGACAATGTGGACGAGGCTCTGTCTAAGATCTCAACAGTCTTCATCTCACACATGCATGCTGACCACCACACA GGGCTGCTGATGTTGCTGTATCAGAGGGAAAGAGCACTG GCAACATTGGGAAAAGAATTCAGTCCCATCTACCTGGTGGCTCCGGTCCAGATCATGACCTGGCTCAAccagtatcacaattactgTGAGGACATCCTCAACCATATCAA cttCATCCCTAACAGTTTTCTGTGTGATGGTGCTGAGGTGCCCAAACAGAGGACAAAGTCATTCATCCAAgcgctgctgaaaaaaaatgaTCTGGAAAAG ttCCAGACGTGCATGGTGCGTCACTGTAAGAACGCCTTCGCCTGCAGCTTCACTCACCAGTCAGGCTGGAAACTGGCCTTTTCTGGTGACACCATGCCCTGCGATGCGTTCGTTCACATCG gaAAGAGTGCAACCTTACTAATCCACGAGGCCACGCTGGAAGATGGGCTGGAGGAGGAAGCTGTAGAGAAAAGGCACAG CACAACCTCCCAGGCCATCGGTATCGGCATGAGGATGAACGCTGAGTTCATCATGCTGAACCACTTCAGCCAGCGTTATGCCAAGATCCCTCTTTTCAGTGAAGACTTCAGTGACAGAGTGGGGATATCATTCGACCACATGAGA ATTCGCTTTGGGGACTTTAAAATCCTACCCAGGCTCATTCCTGCACTTAAAACCCTTTTCGCCGAGGAGATCGGTgagatggaggagagaagagacaggaggGAGCTGAGACATCCAAGAGGAAGCAGCTCTGAGGTAAACAGTGAGACGCCCGACGTGGCTCGAGGTGCCAAAAGAGACCAGGAGGAGGCAGCGACACACAACGTAGAaacaaaaagactgaaaacCAGCTGA